In Candidatus Omnitrophota bacterium, a single window of DNA contains:
- a CDS encoding phospholipase D family protein has product MFLIDHQYLPFATALIESAKKEILISTFKLEITDKPRGRALFNFFNTLIKKRQAGVKIKILFNCHDDRRSTPKTNFSSSATLKKHGIDIRHLKDNRCCHAKTMIIDRQHAVIGSHNLSVMSCLSNFEISYIVEDLPSINALSTVFDHSFNAAKPI; this is encoded by the coding sequence ATGTTCCTTATAGATCATCAATACCTGCCTTTTGCAACCGCTTTGATTGAGAGCGCCAAAAAAGAAATTCTAATATCAACCTTTAAACTGGAAATAACGGACAAACCGCGCGGGCGCGCATTGTTTAATTTTTTCAACACGCTTATCAAAAAAAGACAAGCCGGCGTTAAAATCAAGATACTATTCAACTGTCACGATGACCGCAGGTCTACACCAAAAACCAATTTTTCATCAAGCGCGACGTTAAAAAAACACGGTATAGATATTCGTCACTTAAAAGATAATCGTTGTTGTCATGCAAAAACAATGATTATTGACCGACAACACGCAGTCATAGGCTCCCATAATTTATCGGTTATGTCGTGTCTGTCAAATTTTGAGATCAGCTATATTGTGGAAGATTTACCAAGTATAAACGCATTATCAACGGTCTTTGATCATAGCTTTAACGCCGCAAAACCGATTTAA